One Methylophilus sp. TWE2 DNA segment encodes these proteins:
- the gatA gene encoding Asp-tRNA(Asn)/Glu-tRNA(Gln) amidotransferase subunit GatA, with the protein MINSSLKQLGQQLASKQVSSVELTQAYLQRMAQLNPTINAYVTIDEDKTLAQAKAADARIAAGDFGPLTGIPLAQKDIFCAKGWRTTCSSKMLETFISPYDAHVISQFDAAGAVNLGKTNMDEFAMGSSNETSYFGGVKNPWDFDRVPGGSSGGSAAAVAARLCAAATGTDTGGSIRQPASLCGFTGLKPTYGLVSRYGMIAFASSLDQAGPMAKSAEDCALMLNVMAGFDERDSTSVNREKEDYTRGLTSMTGDQPLKGLRIGLPKEYFAEGLNADVAKVIETAIAEYKKLGAEIVEVSLPNNNLSIPVYYVLAPAEASSNLSRYDGVRYGHRAAEYNDLLEMYMKSRAEGFGAEVKRRILIGTYVLSAGYYDAYYLKAQKIRRLIAQDFVEAFKHCDVIMGPAAPSTAFKAGEKTSDPVAMYLEDLYTIAVNLAGLPGMSIPAGFATSSEGKALPVGLQIIGNYFDEARMLNVGHAYQQVTDWHTRMPAGLENI; encoded by the coding sequence ATGATCAACAGTAGTCTTAAACAGTTGGGCCAGCAGTTGGCCAGCAAACAAGTTTCCAGTGTCGAGCTCACGCAAGCCTATTTGCAGCGCATGGCACAGCTCAACCCCACCATCAATGCCTACGTTACCATAGACGAAGACAAAACCCTGGCGCAGGCCAAAGCCGCTGATGCACGCATCGCTGCTGGTGATTTTGGGCCCTTGACTGGTATTCCTTTGGCACAAAAAGATATTTTCTGTGCCAAAGGCTGGCGAACCACCTGCAGCTCGAAAATGCTGGAAACCTTTATTTCTCCGTATGACGCGCATGTCATCAGCCAGTTTGATGCGGCGGGTGCGGTGAATCTGGGCAAGACCAATATGGATGAGTTCGCCATGGGCTCTTCCAACGAAACCAGCTATTTCGGTGGCGTGAAAAACCCGTGGGATTTTGACCGCGTGCCTGGCGGTAGTTCGGGCGGTTCGGCTGCTGCCGTGGCAGCCCGATTGTGTGCCGCAGCTACCGGGACCGATACTGGCGGTTCGATTCGCCAACCCGCGTCACTCTGTGGCTTTACCGGCCTCAAGCCCACATACGGCCTGGTCTCCCGTTACGGCATGATTGCCTTTGCGTCTTCTTTAGACCAGGCAGGCCCGATGGCCAAATCCGCTGAAGACTGTGCGCTGATGCTGAATGTGATGGCCGGTTTTGATGAACGCGACTCCACCAGTGTCAACCGCGAAAAAGAAGATTACACCCGCGGCCTGACCAGCATGACCGGCGATCAGCCACTCAAAGGCTTGCGTATTGGTCTGCCTAAAGAGTATTTTGCCGAAGGCCTGAATGCCGACGTCGCTAAAGTCATTGAAACCGCGATTGCCGAATACAAAAAACTGGGCGCCGAAATTGTTGAGGTGAGCTTGCCCAACAATAACCTGTCGATCCCGGTGTATTACGTGCTGGCACCCGCTGAGGCTTCAAGCAACCTGTCACGTTACGATGGCGTGCGTTATGGTCACCGTGCGGCCGAGTACAATGACCTGCTTGAAATGTATATGAAATCACGTGCCGAAGGGTTTGGTGCCGAGGTCAAGCGCCGTATCCTGATCGGCACTTATGTGCTGAGCGCGGGGTATTACGACGCCTACTACCTCAAGGCACAAAAAATCCGTCGCCTGATCGCGCAAGACTTTGTCGAGGCCTTTAAACACTGTGATGTGATCATGGGGCCGGCTGCACCTTCCACCGCTTTTAAGGCTGGCGAAAAGACGAGTGACCCGGTTGCGATGTATCTGGAAGATTTATACACCATTGCCGTCAACCTGGCTGGTTTGCCAGGCATGAGTATCCCGGCAGGGTTTGCGACCAGCAGCGAAGGCAAGGCATTGCCAGTCGGTTTGCAGATTATTGGTAATTATTTTGATGAGGCACGCATGCTCAATGTCGGACATGCCTATCAACAAGTGACAGACTGGCATACACGCATGCCAGCCGGTTTGGAGAACATCTAA
- the gatB gene encoding Asp-tRNA(Asn)/Glu-tRNA(Gln) amidotransferase subunit GatB — translation MQWEVVIGLETHVQLQTKSKQFSGASTTYGAEPNTQACEVSIALPGVLPVLNKKAVECAIKFGLAIDAEMAPRSVFSRKNYFYPDLPKGYQISQFELPVVGKGQITIQVPAGKNTQAYEKVINITRAHLEEDAGKSVHGAVEGMSGIDLNRAGTPLLEIVTEPDMRSAAEAVAYAKKLHELVQWIGICDGNMQEGSFRCDVNVSVRPKGTEKFGTRREIKNLNSFKFMQQAIEYETQWQIETLEDGGTIQQATVLFNPDTGETRAMRTKEEANDYRYFPDPDLLPLEVTEADKARVKAEMPELPQALQTRLISEYQLSSYDASTLTSSRSLADYFVSVVNAGAEPKQAANWVMGALSAKLNAEERTIVDSPVTAVQLAALLKRIADNTISNNAAKQVFEGLWAGEGEVDAIIEAKGLKQVSDTGAIEAIINEVLAANQAMVDEYKSGKEKAFNALVGQCMKASKGKANPAQVNETLKKMLG, via the coding sequence ATGCAGTGGGAAGTCGTGATTGGGTTGGAAACCCACGTACAGTTACAAACCAAGTCCAAGCAATTCAGCGGGGCCTCAACCACTTATGGTGCCGAGCCGAACACCCAGGCTTGCGAAGTGAGCATTGCATTACCAGGCGTATTGCCTGTGCTGAATAAGAAAGCCGTTGAATGCGCCATCAAATTTGGCCTGGCGATTGATGCCGAGATGGCACCGCGTAGCGTGTTCTCACGCAAGAATTATTTTTACCCTGACCTACCTAAAGGTTACCAGATCAGCCAGTTTGAGCTGCCGGTCGTGGGTAAAGGCCAGATCACCATTCAAGTGCCCGCAGGTAAAAATACCCAAGCCTACGAAAAAGTCATCAATATTACCCGTGCCCATCTCGAAGAAGATGCTGGTAAATCGGTGCATGGTGCCGTTGAGGGCATGTCCGGCATTGATTTGAACCGTGCTGGTACGCCACTGCTGGAAATTGTGACCGAACCCGACATGCGTAGCGCGGCCGAAGCGGTGGCTTACGCCAAAAAACTGCACGAACTGGTGCAATGGATAGGCATTTGCGATGGCAATATGCAGGAAGGTTCTTTCCGCTGCGATGTGAACGTCTCCGTGCGTCCGAAAGGCACAGAGAAGTTTGGTACGCGCCGTGAGATCAAAAACCTCAACTCGTTCAAGTTCATGCAGCAGGCCATTGAGTACGAAACCCAGTGGCAGATTGAAACGCTCGAAGATGGTGGCACCATCCAGCAGGCAACGGTGCTGTTTAATCCGGATACTGGTGAAACGCGCGCCATGCGGACCAAGGAAGAGGCCAACGATTACCGCTACTTCCCGGATCCGGATTTACTACCCCTAGAAGTGACAGAAGCGGACAAGGCGCGAGTAAAGGCTGAGATGCCGGAATTGCCACAAGCTTTGCAGACGCGTCTGATTAGTGAGTACCAACTCTCCAGTTATGATGCCAGCACGCTGACATCCTCACGCAGCCTAGCCGATTATTTTGTATCAGTAGTCAATGCAGGTGCCGAACCTAAACAAGCCGCCAATTGGGTGATGGGTGCGTTATCGGCAAAACTCAACGCTGAAGAAAGAACCATCGTTGACAGTCCAGTGACTGCTGTGCAATTAGCAGCCTTGCTCAAACGCATTGCCGATAACACCATTTCTAATAATGCCGCCAAGCAGGTGTTTGAAGGCTTATGGGCAGGCGAGGGCGAAGTCGACGCCATTATTGAAGCTAAAGGCCTCAAGCAAGTGTCAGATACTGGCGCCATTGAAGCGATTATCAATGAAGTACTGGCGGCCAACCAGGCCATGGTTGATGAATACAAATCCGGTAAGGAAAAAGCGTTTAATGCCTTGGTAGGTCAGTGCATGAAAGCCAGCAAGGGTAAAGCCAACCCTGCCCAGGTCAATGAGACGCTTAAGAAAATGCTTGGCTAA
- the thiC gene encoding phosphomethylpyrimidine synthase ThiC: protein MNAIDKNIKFVNADAKVDEAATKPFAKSRKIYVEGSRPDIQVPFREISLSDTPSSFGGDTNPPVVVYDTSGPYTDPNVEIDIRNGLPALRAKWIAERNDTEQLDGPTSEFGQQRLVDPELAQMRFNLHRKPLRAKPGKNVSQMHYARQGIITPEMEFIAIRENQRRENMSELLQTQHPGQNYGASIPKVITPEFVRDEVARGRAIIPANINHPEIEPMIIGRNFLVKINANIGNSALGSSISEEVEKMVWGTRWGGDTVMDLSTGKNIHETREWIIRNSPVPIGTVPIYQALEKVNGKAEDLTWEIFRDTLIEQAEQGVDYFTIHAGVRLAYIPMTAKRMTGIVSRGGSIMAKWCLAHHKESFLYTHFEEICEIMKQYDVSFSLGDGLRPGSIYDANDEAQFAELKTLGELTQIAWKHDVQCMIEGPGHVPMHLIKENMDLQLEHCGEAPFYTLGPLTTDIAPGYDHITSGIGAAMIGWYGCAMLCYVTPKEHLGLPDKEDVRVGIITYKIAAHAADLAKGHPGAQIRDNALSKARFEFRWEDQFNLGLDPEKAKEFHDETLPQEGAKQAHFCSMCGPHFCSMKITQDVRDYAATQGVSEQEALEKGMQEKAIEFVKKGSEVYQKV from the coding sequence ATGAACGCTATTGATAAAAATATCAAGTTCGTCAATGCTGATGCCAAAGTTGACGAAGCTGCCACCAAACCGTTTGCCAAGTCGCGCAAAATTTACGTTGAAGGTTCACGGCCTGATATCCAGGTGCCGTTTCGTGAAATCTCTCTGAGTGACACCCCTTCCAGTTTTGGTGGCGATACCAATCCACCAGTGGTGGTCTATGACACTTCGGGCCCTTACACCGACCCAAATGTTGAGATCGATATCCGTAACGGTTTGCCAGCTTTGCGTGCGAAATGGATTGCCGAGCGTAACGACACCGAACAACTGGATGGCCCAACCTCGGAATTCGGCCAGCAGCGCCTGGTAGACCCTGAGCTGGCGCAAATGCGTTTCAACCTGCACCGTAAACCATTGCGTGCCAAGCCAGGTAAAAATGTCAGCCAGATGCACTATGCGCGTCAGGGCATCATCACGCCTGAGATGGAGTTTATTGCCATCCGCGAAAACCAGCGCCGTGAAAACATGAGCGAGCTATTGCAGACCCAGCATCCCGGCCAGAACTACGGTGCCAGTATCCCAAAAGTGATTACGCCCGAGTTTGTGCGTGATGAAGTGGCGCGTGGCCGTGCGATTATTCCTGCCAACATCAACCACCCGGAAATTGAGCCCATGATTATTGGCCGTAACTTCCTGGTCAAGATCAATGCCAACATCGGCAACTCAGCGCTCGGTTCTTCCATCTCTGAAGAAGTGGAAAAAATGGTGTGGGGCACACGCTGGGGTGGTGACACCGTGATGGATTTATCTACCGGTAAAAATATCCACGAAACGCGTGAATGGATTATTCGCAACTCACCGGTGCCGATTGGAACCGTGCCTATTTACCAGGCGCTGGAAAAAGTGAACGGCAAGGCCGAAGACCTGACGTGGGAAATTTTCCGTGATACGCTGATTGAACAGGCAGAGCAGGGCGTGGACTACTTCACTATTCACGCTGGTGTGCGCCTGGCTTATATCCCGATGACCGCTAAACGGATGACCGGTATCGTGTCGCGTGGTGGCTCCATCATGGCGAAATGGTGTCTGGCCCACCATAAAGAATCTTTCCTGTACACGCATTTCGAAGAGATTTGCGAGATCATGAAGCAGTACGATGTGAGCTTCTCACTGGGTGATGGCCTGCGTCCCGGTTCTATTTACGATGCCAATGACGAAGCACAATTTGCGGAGTTGAAAACGCTGGGTGAATTGACTCAAATCGCTTGGAAGCACGATGTACAGTGCATGATCGAAGGCCCGGGCCACGTGCCCATGCACCTGATCAAGGAAAACATGGACTTGCAACTGGAGCATTGTGGTGAAGCCCCTTTCTACACATTAGGGCCACTCACGACGGACATCGCCCCAGGTTATGACCACATTACTTCCGGCATCGGCGCCGCCATGATAGGCTGGTATGGCTGTGCCATGCTGTGCTATGTCACACCAAAAGAGCACCTGGGCTTGCCGGACAAGGAAGATGTACGCGTGGGTATCATCACCTACAAAATTGCAGCGCATGCGGCTGACCTGGCCAAAGGCCATCCTGGCGCACAAATCCGTGATAATGCTTTATCCAAGGCCCGTTTCGAGTTCCGCTGGGAAGACCAGTTTAACCTCGGCCTCGATCCTGAAAAAGCCAAGGAATTCCATGATGAAACCTTGCCGCAGGAAGGCGCGAAACAAGCCCATTTCTGCTCTATGTGCGGTCCTCACTTCTGCTCAATGAAAATCACGCAAGATGTACGTGACTACGCCGCCACACAAGGCGTGAGCGAGCAGGAAGCCCTGGAAAAAGGCATGCAGGAGAAAGCGATTGAGTTCGTGAAGAAGGGCAGTGAGGTTTACCAGAAGGTGTAA
- a CDS encoding YaeQ family protein, whose protein sequence is MALKSTIYKIDVNIADMDRHYYQQHQLTLAKHPSETDERMMVRLLAFVLYADEALLFGKGLSEDDEPDLWQKDLTGAIERWIGVGLPDEREIRKACGRAAHVVQVLYGGRTAEMWWTQNQKAILKLDNVTVINLPETEQLAAAATRGLTISFTIQDRQMLASYDGGSFEIQPQWLKEARE, encoded by the coding sequence ATGGCCCTCAAGTCCACCATTTATAAAATCGACGTCAATATTGCCGACATGGATAGGCATTATTACCAGCAACATCAATTGACACTGGCAAAACATCCTTCAGAAACTGATGAGCGAATGATGGTACGCTTGCTGGCTTTTGTGCTGTATGCCGATGAAGCATTGCTGTTTGGTAAAGGCTTGAGTGAAGACGATGAGCCGGATCTGTGGCAGAAAGATTTAACGGGTGCGATTGAACGCTGGATTGGTGTAGGTTTGCCTGACGAACGCGAGATCCGCAAAGCGTGTGGACGGGCAGCGCACGTGGTACAAGTCCTCTACGGTGGCCGAACGGCAGAGATGTGGTGGACCCAGAACCAGAAAGCCATACTCAAGCTGGATAACGTCACCGTGATTAACCTGCCAGAAACAGAACAACTGGCTGCCGCAGCCACACGTGGACTGACCATCAGTTTCACCATTCAAGACCGGCAAATGCTGGCGAGCTATGATGGTGGGAGCTTTGAAATTCAGCCGCAATGGTTAAAAGAAGCCAGAGAATAA
- a CDS encoding TetR/AcrR family transcriptional regulator, with product MIDPQFKAVSKSKTRVGRPRAGTAQKRHNQLLTRVLELFMTEGVTQTSVARIAAHCGVSTRTIYERYNNKYDLLIAAVTQMVEQDMSAMVQVDNLHKYSLNEVLTLIGRFILNRVLEPRMVSFYRIGISEFYHVPELALAMKQAGPERIFQMLAEVLAFYEAKGILPTVNFMQAAESYCELLIAGPRNKALFGALPEDWDAEAHIKFVVTLFLKGITGMEQNHG from the coding sequence ATGATTGATCCACAGTTCAAAGCTGTCAGCAAATCTAAAACACGTGTCGGCCGCCCGAGAGCGGGCACGGCGCAAAAGCGGCATAACCAGTTATTAACCCGCGTGTTAGAACTATTTATGACAGAAGGCGTTACACAAACCAGTGTTGCCCGTATCGCTGCCCATTGCGGGGTCTCTACGCGAACGATATATGAACGTTACAACAATAAATATGATTTACTGATCGCCGCAGTGACGCAGATGGTGGAGCAGGACATGTCCGCGATGGTGCAAGTGGATAATTTGCATAAATACAGTCTGAACGAAGTGCTTACACTGATTGGCCGTTTCATTCTCAACCGTGTGCTAGAACCGCGCATGGTGTCTTTTTACCGTATCGGTATATCCGAGTTTTACCATGTGCCCGAACTGGCATTAGCCATGAAGCAAGCCGGCCCTGAACGCATCTTTCAAATGCTGGCTGAAGTGCTGGCTTTTTATGAGGCTAAAGGCATACTGCCGACAGTGAATTTTATGCAAGCAGCAGAGTCCTATTGCGAATTGCTGATCGCCGGGCCACGTAATAAAGCCTTGTTCGGCGCCTTGCCAGAGGATTGGGATGCCGAGGCACATATCAAATTTGTTGTGACACTATTTCTTAAAGGAATTACCGGAATGGAGCAGAATCATGGGTAA
- a CDS encoding efflux transporter outer membrane subunit — MGKHARWYWLCLIVPLAGCTVLEEYIRPKPETPTQWQAPPPHEGKLLSLKDWWGQFNDPVLNELLAQAQKENPSLELALANISSARANLGTAFSQGIPSLTANGSFTESKGANAALGASTVKITSGTLDASWELDLFGKIKAGKQAAIAQLESREMAWHDARITLAAEVANNYVNYRACRENVDALQQALDSRRETARLTGISSKAGFTSPADLSLAEAAMRASESTLDGQQAECDGLVKALVALTNLPEAKLQSVLAQGKGLPQPALFDVQALPAELLTRRPDLVRDERNLAEASANIGVSKAALYPSLSLTGSIGYRQTTINGTVIRGQTWSYGPSLKLPLFDGGANRAAIEADRATFDNLLATYKQNVRNAVKEVEQALVNLNSATRRVQSESESAAQYRQYFKVAEMNWKSGGLDLLSLEDARRQKINAELNVITQQKNRVLQWIALYKAFGGDWLETRQTVKPPLKPMEKR, encoded by the coding sequence ATGGGTAAGCATGCCCGATGGTATTGGCTGTGCTTGATCGTGCCATTGGCCGGCTGTACGGTGTTGGAGGAGTATATCCGTCCAAAACCGGAGACACCGACCCAATGGCAAGCCCCACCGCCGCATGAAGGTAAGCTGCTTTCACTCAAGGATTGGTGGGGGCAATTTAATGATCCAGTGCTGAATGAGTTGCTGGCACAAGCACAGAAGGAAAACCCCTCGCTTGAACTGGCGCTGGCTAACATCAGCTCAGCACGTGCCAATCTTGGTACGGCATTCTCACAAGGAATCCCTTCACTGACTGCAAATGGTTCCTTTACCGAAAGCAAAGGGGCGAATGCTGCATTAGGTGCCAGTACGGTCAAGATCACTTCGGGCACACTGGATGCAAGCTGGGAACTGGATTTGTTTGGCAAAATAAAAGCTGGCAAGCAGGCGGCCATCGCCCAGCTGGAGTCCAGGGAGATGGCCTGGCATGATGCCCGCATCACACTGGCAGCAGAGGTTGCCAATAATTATGTCAACTACCGTGCATGCCGGGAAAACGTTGATGCCTTGCAGCAGGCACTTGATTCCCGACGCGAGACGGCTCGCTTGACCGGCATTTCCAGTAAGGCAGGCTTTACCTCACCAGCAGATCTATCGTTGGCTGAAGCTGCGATGCGCGCCAGTGAGTCAACACTCGATGGACAGCAGGCTGAATGCGATGGTCTGGTCAAGGCGCTGGTGGCATTAACTAACCTCCCAGAAGCGAAATTACAGAGTGTGCTTGCCCAAGGGAAAGGACTACCGCAACCTGCGCTGTTTGATGTTCAGGCTTTACCTGCCGAATTGTTGACACGCAGGCCGGATCTTGTCAGGGATGAGCGTAACCTGGCCGAAGCGAGTGCCAATATTGGAGTCAGTAAAGCTGCTTTGTACCCAAGTCTGAGTCTCACCGGGTCCATTGGTTACAGGCAAACCACGATTAACGGTACCGTCATCCGCGGCCAAACCTGGTCATATGGTCCCAGCCTCAAATTGCCTTTGTTTGATGGCGGCGCCAATAGGGCCGCGATAGAGGCAGACCGGGCAACCTTTGATAATTTACTGGCAACTTACAAGCAGAATGTGCGTAACGCTGTGAAAGAGGTCGAGCAAGCACTGGTTAATTTGAATAGTGCGACACGGCGTGTACAGTCTGAAAGTGAGAGTGCCGCTCAGTATCGCCAGTATTTCAAAGTGGCAGAAATGAACTGGAAGTCAGGCGGCCTGGATTTACTGTCACTGGAAGATGCACGCCGCCAGAAAATCAACGCCGAACTCAATGTGATTACCCAACAAAAGAATCGCGTATTACAGTGGATTGCCCTGTATAAGGCGTTTGGTGGGGACTGGCTTGAAACCCGGCAAACAGTCAAACCTCCATTGAAACCCATGGAAAAAAGGTAA
- a CDS encoding efflux RND transporter periplasmic adaptor subunit — MMAKKLTTKTKFLIIAALLVGVSAWFWQHPLHQDELKGKSAKNQARQSAQTLKAALSVEATQPAIVQWPMTLVLNGSIYPWQEALVSAEISGLRIQQIMADVGTQVSKGEPLVMLADETVKADLQKQLATVDRDKAALAEAKSNADRAREIKDSGALSAQKINEYVIAEQTARANLALSEAELENQKIRLRQTKVVAPDDGVISSRSANLGNVVSSGAELFRLVRQGRIEWRGEVNADQQTALHAGQLVRLTLSGGHTVNGKVRLISPTVDNNTRNALVYVDIPKDSAKPGMYVQGEVDIGQQQGVAVPLSAVTYRDGFAYVFELAPADAQGLSKVIQRKVQTGRSHGEQIELLGSLNTQAQFVLSGGAFLNDGDIVKVVTQTKRGA, encoded by the coding sequence ATGATGGCAAAGAAACTGACAACAAAAACCAAATTTTTAATCATTGCAGCGTTATTGGTGGGCGTGAGTGCCTGGTTTTGGCAACACCCCTTGCACCAGGATGAATTGAAGGGGAAATCTGCCAAGAATCAAGCCCGTCAGTCAGCCCAGACACTCAAGGCTGCACTGAGTGTAGAGGCGACCCAGCCTGCGATTGTGCAATGGCCGATGACCCTGGTCCTGAATGGCAGCATTTATCCATGGCAGGAAGCCCTGGTCAGTGCAGAAATTTCTGGTCTTCGCATACAGCAGATCATGGCGGATGTGGGGACACAAGTCAGTAAGGGTGAGCCACTGGTGATGTTGGCTGACGAAACAGTGAAAGCTGACTTGCAAAAACAGCTGGCAACTGTAGATAGGGATAAAGCGGCGTTGGCTGAAGCAAAAAGCAATGCCGATAGAGCACGTGAAATCAAGGACAGTGGCGCATTATCCGCTCAAAAAATTAACGAGTATGTGATCGCCGAGCAGACTGCCAGAGCGAATCTGGCATTGTCTGAAGCTGAGTTGGAAAACCAGAAAATCCGCTTGCGCCAGACTAAAGTCGTCGCGCCGGATGATGGCGTGATTTCGTCACGTTCTGCCAACTTGGGCAACGTGGTCTCTTCAGGTGCCGAGTTGTTCCGTTTAGTGCGCCAGGGCCGTATAGAGTGGCGTGGGGAAGTGAATGCTGACCAACAGACTGCTCTGCACGCAGGCCAATTGGTAAGACTGACACTGTCTGGGGGCCACACCGTGAATGGCAAAGTGCGCCTGATTTCGCCAACGGTGGATAACAACACGCGCAATGCACTGGTCTATGTGGATATTCCCAAAGACAGTGCGAAACCTGGCATGTATGTACAGGGAGAGGTCGATATTGGCCAGCAGCAAGGCGTGGCGGTACCTCTGAGTGCGGTGACTTATCGCGATGGCTTTGCTTATGTGTTTGAACTGGCGCCCGCCGATGCGCAAGGCTTAAGCAAAGTCATCCAGCGCAAGGTGCAAACCGGCCGTTCGCATGGCGAGCAGATTGAGCTGCTGGGTAGTCTCAATACGCAGGCGCAGTTTGTGCTGAGCGGTGGTGCTTTTTTAAATGATGGCGACATCGTCAAAGTTGTCACCCAGACGAAGCGTGGGGCTTAA